Genomic DNA from Streptomyces venezuelae:
GCGTGGGAGCGGCGCAGGACGGTCCACACGGCGGACGCGCTCGCGTGGGCGCTGCACGTGAACGGCAGGGACGAGGAGGCTCTGCGGTACGCGCGGCGCGCGACGGCCACAGGGTTCGAGGAGGCGGCGTTCCGCTACCACCGCGGGATGATCGAACGGGCCGTCGGGGACGAGACGGCGGCGCGCAGATCGCTGACGTCGGCGCTGCGCCTGAACCCCGGTTTCTCGCCGGTGGGTGCGCGCGAGGCGCGGGAGGCGCTGCGGTCGCTCGGGGGTGACGTGCCGTGAGGCGCCCGGGGAGCCAGGTGGCCCTGGGTGTCTGGGCCGGTGTGGTGCTCGGGGTGGGTGTCGCGCTCGGCGGCCTCGGTGGCACGGCGCACGCGCATCCGCTGGGCAACTTCACCGTCAGTCGGTACGACGGACTCGTCGCCGGGCCGGGACGCCTGACGGTCGACCACGTGGAGGATCTGGCCGAGATCCCCGCCGCGCAGGCCGCGCCCCGCATCCGTGAGGCGGGCCGGGCCGCCTGGGCCCGGCAGCGCTGCCGGGACGCGGCCGACGACGCCCGCCTCACCGTCGCGGGGCGCGACACGGAGCTGACCGTGGGCGCCGCGCGGGCCCTCGATCGGCCGGGACAGGCGGGCCTCGGCACCCTCCGCGTCGAATGCGCCTTCACCGCTCCCCTGCCGCGGAACGACGGAGTGAGCGTCGAGTTCCGCAGCGGCGGGCGGGACGGCACCGGCTGGCGTGAGGTCACCGCCCGCGGCGACCGGATGACCCTCACCCGCTCCGACGTGCCGCAAAGGTCCGCGTCGGGGCGGCTCACCCGCTACCCGAAGCGGCTGTTGTCCGCCCCGCCGGGCACCGCGTCCGCGTCGCTGCGGATCACGCCGGGCGGCCCCGCCCTCCCGGACGCCCGCCCCGGGGAGAGGGAGAGCGGCGTGGCCTCCGTGCTGCCCCGTGGTGCCGACCGGTGGGCGCAGGCCCTCACCGGCCTCGTCGGCCGGCATCCGCTCACCCCGGCCTTCGCGGCGCTCGCCCTCGGCACCGCCGCG
This window encodes:
- a CDS encoding nickel transporter, with translation MVLGVGVALGGLGGTAHAHPLGNFTVSRYDGLVAGPGRLTVDHVEDLAEIPAAQAAPRIREAGRAAWARQRCRDAADDARLTVAGRDTELTVGAARALDRPGQAGLGTLRVECAFTAPLPRNDGVSVEFRSGGRDGTGWREVTARGDRMTLTRSDVPQRSASGRLTRYPKRLLSAPPGTASASLRITPGGPALPDARPGERESGVASVLPRGADRWAQALTGLVGRHPLTPAFAALALGTAALLGALHALAPGHGKTLMAATAAARGRASVGDVLPLAASVTVTHTLGVLALGLLVSGGSAAGPSVVAWLGVVSGVLVTGAGVLLVRRAWRRRGTGHGHGHTHEHGHTHHHDHGHHHSPGTGLRGTLFLGFAGGLVPSPSAVVVLVGAAALGEAWFGLLLVVAYGVGLAGTLTAAGFLVVRVGSFAGRRVGPEWVRRGARRFLPLGSACVVLVLGCGLVFKGAATALG